The genomic region AAGTGAAGGTCAGTGTGCAAGACGTCTTGGGAATAAAGTCCTATCTTATTTCGGAGCCACGAATCCGTGGATCCTCGGTAGATATTGAAGTGAAGAGTATTCGATTTTCAGTCAATGGCAAGAGCCTTTCTGGCAATCTGACTTTTAATGCAGTAAATGAGGCCATCAGGGCAGGAACAAATGTCTTATTATCAGCTGGTACCAATGTTGCGCCGATTAAAGTGAGTTATTCGGATGTCATCGCAGTATCTTTTGGAAGTCTTGAAATTCCATCGGAGCCGATCCCTCCTCCGTCCGCAGGTCCGCAAGTAGCTTTCTCAGTGGCAGCTTCATCTGTTGTCGAGTCGGCTGGCTTGGCGACGGTGAGAGTGAACCTTTCGCAGCCGTCGGCGAAGTACATCACGGTGACTATTCGCGTGAATGGCCAGACGACATCCTCAGCGCTTTGCTGTATCGATAACTTTACAAACGAGGAACAGGAGAATATCAGCATCAATCGCTTTGATTGGGACTACAAAGTGAAGGCTTATTCAGTCGTTATACCTCCCGGCGAGACTTTCAAGAATTTTGAGATTGATATTGGAAATGATCAGAGAGATGAGGGAGCTAGCGAAACGCTAGTGCTTGATTTGGATGCGATTGGTACTGTTAATGCGGTCGTGGGATCAGTAGGCCGCCACACTTTAACATTGCAAGACGATGACGATCCTTATACTGGAGCGGCCTTGACGATGACTCAACTTTTGCGTCCAGGAGGAATTCTTTATGTGAATTGCCTGGGCTGCCATAACTCTGTAAACAATGAGGGTGGGTACGACATTACGGATTGGCAGGGTCTAATTGATAACCGTATCTTGATACCCTATGATGTCAACAGCAAGGCTTTTGTGCGAATGAATAGCAGGGTTGCGGGCTTGCCACCCATGCCTTTTACAGGCTTGCTTGAAACAGAGAAGAGAAGGGCCGTGCAGGACTGGATTATGGCTGGCGCACAAAACAACTAGTTATTGAGATTGGACGGCTTCTTCGTACAATCTGGTAAGAAAGTATATAAGTGACTCGGTGGCCATCTGTTTGGTCATTTTGTAGTGTGCCGACATTAACTGAGAAACTGCATTGATGCTTCTGTGACCATCAATTGCAGTGAGAACTTCGAATTGAAATCGACTTTGGTTTGAAACCGAATCGAGATATCCTTCTTTTGGAATGGGAAGGTCATAATTTTCTAGCCAGGACGGAAGATAAGAGTACTTTCCGGGATCCTTTCCCTTTCTCATTTTGCAGGCTCTGAAGGCCCAGATTTTTTCTTGTCGCCAGTGGCCGCTGTGAGGAGACTGAAGATAGGGGAGGCTTCGTTCCTGCCACTCGAGAATATCGAATCCCGCATTCGTGAGCAATTCCTGGATTTCAGTGGGAGAATAGTGGATGGACTCAAGACCATAGCCAAAGCCAAGAGGGCCCAGGTTAATCCATTCTCCCTTCATTCTCAGCGAGTAGTTCATTCGACGTGCCAGTGTTTTCAAGTCAATGGGAACGATATCCACAAACCAGGGAGTCAAGATGGCCTCCAGGGACTCTCTTTTTACCGGTAAATTGAGAGCATCAGCAAAAAGAAATGAGAGGTTACCAGCTCGGCCAAGCGGATTTCTGAGAGTCTGAAGAGCGCATGTGGCTTCAAGTGAGACGGGTGAAATGGGAAACTCAAAATAATCTAGCGCTTTTTGTTGTTGCATAGCCTGAGCAACGAACATCAACAGGGGGTTGATATCGACAGATGTAAGACTCCATTCTGGGTGTTGATGGGCCAATTCAAACCCAAGTCGCCCAGCACCTCCACCAAGGATAACAAGTTGACTCCATGAGGATTGGTCCGGTGGCGTTATTGAGTCAAAAATCTGTATGGTCTCAGTGAGTTCGTTGTTTTCCCACGCCCAATCTCGAAATAGAAGATCCATATAAGTGCGAGGCCCTTGCTTCGTTGGTATCTTATTGGGAGTCTCGGGTAGAGACGATCGATGATCAGGCTGAGTCTTGTTGTTAAAGAGTGGATCCAATAATGAAGTCATTTGGTGAAGGTTGTGTTCCATGCCTTTCGCCATGAGTTCAAGTCGCCTTATAGTTGAGGCTTGAAGGTCGACGCTTCGCAATTGCGTGTTCAAGGAAGAGACTTTCTGTTTGAGGTAAGAAAGATAGGAGCCGCATTTGCTCATCCACTGTGTTCGAACCGATTCGGGCGAAGAGAAGAGCCACGGAATTTCGTTGAGAAAAGGAAAGGCGGTTGAGCAAGATGCGCATTGCCAAACACTTTCCTTTGTCAGATCTAGGTTACTTGCACCGCAACTGGGGCAGATGAGGGCTGAGTACAATGAGGGCACGTCCACTGGAGGCTCCTTCGACCAGATGATCGACTTTGAAGGCTAGAATTTAGTCCTTGGAAACTAGATTAAAAATAGACTGCCCCTTGGGCAATCCAAATCTGTGTCAAAATGGGATATAAAGAAAAAACTAGATGCTTCCAAGATAGGTTGCGATGGCTTGAATTTGAGTGGCATTGAGCTGGCCGCCAAGGCCCATCATCGTTGGAACAGAGCCTATTGCATTGGTTATTTGAGCGGCCGTGCGGCCTTTTTTTGTGCTAGCTGCGCCAACGCCATGGCAAGAGGAGCAATAGGTGTTATAGAGGACTGTGCCCGAGGGGGCTACAGGCGGCGGAGGTGGAGTTCCCCCCGGGGTGTTCGGATTGTCAGGCGTCGCGAGGGGGTTTCCGCCCCCAAGAACAATAATCCAGTCTCGGACGAGGCTGGTCTCTGACGAGGAGAGTGGTTCCTGTCCTTTTGGCATAGATCCATCAATGATGCTGGTGAAAATTGGGGAGTTTTGGGGGGCACCAGGCAGGATCCAGCCATTTGTGGTCATGTCTTCAATATTCAATATATCTGGAATAGGCGTTGTCTCAGTCGAAGTAGGATTGTGGCAACTCGAGCATCTATTTTGAAGCACGCTTAAGGCTCCGGTCGTAATGCGTTCATTGCTCAGCGAGTTTTCATCGACGCTTATTAGCTCGGAATCATGTTTGGACATGCAATTTTGGAATGACAAAATAATCAACGTCAAAGAAAAAATCCAGGTGTATTTTGATCTAATAAATGAACCCATTTTCGATTCTCCCCTGATTCAGAAAGTTCGTCCCTCTCGTTGCGGATAGCATCTGCTGCGACTATTTCAGTATGAGCGACAAAGAGCTCATTCCAAAGCCGCCAAATTGAGGCTTGTTCAGGGTGAGACACATTTTCTGTAGATAGTACTTTTGAGACAGTGGAGTTCAATCTGCTGCAACAATTGTTTAGAACGTAGACACGAGTGCGGAAGGTGCGGATTATATATTTTTCTGGAGTTATATTTCTCTGTCTGCGATAATTAGATATGTGCAATCAGTGGCTAAAATGGACTAAGATTTTTTCAATCATTTTTCTTTCAAGTGCAATGGTCGGTCTATTCCAGAATTGTGCAAAATCGAATTCGCAAAAAAGCCAGGAACATGCCTCGGGTGAGGCTGATGTTGGACCAATGTGTGGCATTGAAGGATTCTCCTATCTTCATAAAAACTACTTTCTCGTTCACTGTTCAAGCTGTCATGCCAAGTCTGGGTTTGCTTTTCCGGCCTTTGCCGATGCGGATGTCACTTCTTCTTTTCAATGGGCCACGTCAATCACTGCGAAATCTCTTTGGGATTCCTCCACCAACAATAAGTTTTGCGGTGAAGAATGCAGTCTCAAGCCATCCGATCCACTTTATGGTCACTTGCAGAATTGGCTAAAAAGTGAAAATTCTTGCGATTAGATCTTCCAATTTAAATCTCGTGGGCCAGTTTATTCTGTTTTTACTCAATATTTTAATAGCCGCTGTAAAAAGCAAACTTTGCTATCTGAAGAAATCAGGCTCTTGTGAGGAGTAAGGAGTTCAATTGCTTGATTCAATTCAAGCTTTACAACCAGCTTAATATTCTTGTGACTTTCATCTGTTTCATTGTGCCAATTCCAGAGACCACTTCCTTCCTTTCGTGGACCCAAATTATCCAGAATAGCCAAATTTTCTGACTTCAGAATGGACTCAAAGGCACTGGTTTTCAGGCCCAAACCAAAGGGTGAGGATGTTTCAAACGCTAAATATTTAAGGCGATATATTTTGTTGGATAAATTCCCATCTTTGTCTAAATTTTCAATTTCATCTAAGGACATGGGAAGTATCACTAAGTTCGAATTATCAGAAAATGAAAATTGAAAAAAGGACAGAGCCCATTCGAGGTCTTCCTAATTTTCGAATACAAATCCAACATTTGGCAGTTCGAGGCCATGACAATGGACCTCGCTTCAATATTGCGCTGAACATAAGCTGAGAAATTGTACGGAAAGGAGTTTGTTAGGAAATTGGTCGTTTTATCATCTGGTGACCAATTGCCGCTCAAAGGTATCAAATCTTCACGAGATGCTATTTCTTCAGTTTGCTCCCCCCTCGGTCGATCCTTTTCGGTGGGCTGGAGTCTGCGCCTAAAGCTCCCTTCGCAGATATCGTGCTTAGAAAAGAACATGCGCAAACCTAACTGGACACTGCCGTAGTCTGGCACAAAAAAACTGTTCTCGTCAGCTGTTAGATTGGAAAAGCTCAGGAACTCTGGAAAGGAAAGAACTCTTTCAAGGAGAAAGCCTTTTTCTTTACGATCCATTGCTTGATTGCCGAACTCATGAATTTTCAATCCAATACTGGACAATCTGCTTTCGCTACCATTTTTTTGAATTCTTTCGGTTTCGACAGCACAATCAACTTCAATTTTCATTTTGGACAAATCACAGCTTTTGCGGTCTAATTCAAAATTGAGTATGTCTATAAACCATTTCCAATATGCTGTTGATCTGATTTTCTCAGGGCACTGACTCCAAACAACACCAAGCCGTGGCTTTTGAACTTTTTCAGATCGAGGATCGCCTCCCTTGGGGCCGCCAGATATCGCAGAATATGTTGATGCATTCAAGAGCTCAGAAGCTTCAGGGGGGTTCCAAAGACCAAGCTCTTGAAGGCGCTCGCTCACGAGCAGACAAGGCTCAGCTTTGTCTGCGATCTTTGAGGGGTTCAGCTGAAATTCAAGGCAAAACCGGTTGAAGGCATTGAGTATTTCGATTTGAGTTTCTCTCAAGGCCTCGTGTCTTAATTGAACAAAAGGTAAATCTCGCGAATTTGGATAAATCCTCCTGCTCTCCTGAGCGCAGCGTTCAGTGAGGTTTTCTACTGGCTGCTGAGGCACACACACCTCACCAAAAATTTTTCCACAGCGAAAAGAAGAGAAGCTCTTGTCGCACTCTCTGCCCCTCAAAGCACATTTCTTCGAATCCACGCTGGACCTCATCACTCCGCCAATCCAACAAGTATGTGTGGTTTCAATTCGATGAGCTTGCCTTTCGAGTCCTAAAGCGATTAAGTCCCAGGCCATGAAACCTACTATAAGACAAGCTGCGAGAATGCAGCGGCAATGAATGATGTGAGTAATATTTAAATGTCTTTTAAGATCATTCAATTCGAACTTCCTTTGTTTTTAGAACATAACGAAGCATAGAAACACAGGGGCCGCCACAATGGGGGCGGTTATAGCACAAAATAAACTTTGTAGGAGTGTCGATTGAAAATTATATAGAGTGAAATGAGGAGCTTTGTTTAGGGAATTGAGTCCTCCGCACCATTTGAGGCGTAGGACTCATCCTGGTTGTGATCGATCAATTAACCGCAGAAATCTTTTAGATTTTTATAGAGCTCAACTCCGTTTTGGGCTGGTGCCACAACGGTCCTGTACTGTGATTGAATTCGAGCAGAATTTTTACAACTCATAACTTCAGTGAGGCCGTCGACATATTCACCTTCGCCAGAAGCTAATTCTTGCTTTAGGTTTGAATAGTTGTTGATGACGTAGTTAGCGGCTTCTTGCTCGTTGGCTGCAAAAGAAAGTTGCTTACATTAGAGTTCCCCAATAATAGTGGACAGTTTTCTTCGAGCGGTTTAATCAAACCGATAGGAGATAACAATGAGTTCAAAGAGAAGGGCTTTTTCACAAGAGTATAAGGCCGAAGCCGTTGATTTGGCTGAGAAAATTGGCACAACAAAGGCCTCGGAAGATCTAGGTATAAATCCGGCAAATATTCGTCGATGGAAAATGGAGACTCAATCAGGTCGCACCGCTCGCAGCGGTGCGAAAACCTATGAAGAACTGGAGTTTGAGGTTCGAGAACTCAGAAAGGAAAATGAGTACCTGAACAAAGTCAGCGATGTTCTAAAAAAAGCCTAGGATTATATCAAAGGATCAAATGAGAAATTCCAAATGATTTTCGATCTTTCAAATGAAGTTCCTATCATCCGGCTATGCAGACACTTTGGAGTGAGTACCAGCGGGTATTACCAGTGGAAAAAGAATGGCCAGTTGAAATCCATGGCGAGAAAAATGGAAATCTGCAAGAAAATTGAGGAGATTTTCAACGTGAGTAAAAGTACTTATGGGTCACCTAGGATCTTTCATGAGCTGAGAAGCGAGGGGTTCTCTGTAAGTGAAAATACTGTCGCGAAGTATATGAGGGAGATGGGATTGGATGCCAGGTTAAAGAAGAAATATCGAGTGAGAACGACTAATTCGAACCACGAGGGTCCAATTGCTCCACGAGTTTTCAGGATCGAGGATGATCTGCCTAAAGAGTCTAATCAGGTTTTGGCCGGAGATATAACCTATCTAAGATTTGGATCTCGCTTTTTCTATCTGGCCATAGTTCTCGATGTTTGTACCCGAAAGTTGTGGGTTGGTCGGTCACTGACAGTTTGGAAACCACCGGAGTCTTAAATGCTCTGCGGATGGCGTTGGCTAATTGCAGAAATAGGGCGAACATCGTCTTCCACTCGGACCGCGGAATTCAGTACGCGAGCAAATTATTTTGGCTTTGCTGAACAAAATAATGTGATTCCGAGCATGAGTCGCAAGGGGAAACTGTTACGATAATTCGATTGTTGAGAGTTGGTTCAAGTCATTCAAGTCTGAGTGGCTTTACCGTCATGACTACAAAACAGAAGCGGAGCTGAGAACCTTGGTTTTTGAGTATATTGAAATCTGGTACAACAAAAAGAGATTGCATTCATCACTTGGCTATCAGAGTCCTTTAGAGTATGAGTCAACACTAAATGTAAATGCCGCCTGAGAAACTATCCACTTTTTCTGGGGAATTCCACATCCAATGGTTCCGGTCGTCATGCCGAACGCTGGAGGAACAAACATATTTGTCGTTCCACGAGTTGTGGTACCAATCATGGTTTCTGAATCAGTTACTTCCCAGCCAAGTCCACATCCGTCCATGGTATCTTTCGCCTGGCTCACCAAAGGGAAGGCCAACATGATTGCCCCGATAATAATACTGCGCATAAGTTCCTCCTTAAGGAATTGTTATTTTTGTATATTAGATACTGTATCTATTCATAACGAGGAATCAACGGAAATAAGAGATCCATTCAACTCGAATTTCAAACCAAGCGCGCCGATTGAGAGAATGATCGTAGTTCAAAATTGTAGCTTGGCGGAGCTCTTGATTTCGGGCTACCGCAAGGGAGTGCTCGACTCGAAATTCATAATCGCGAGCGTTCAGGTTCCAATTTTTTGAATTCCAGAGGATCCTCCCCAGAAGTCGAATCTTATAGGGGGCAGAGGGGTTCCAGAGCCATCCGCTTTCTATGCCGGGACGCAGGCGAAATCCACGCGGCAATCTCGAATGTGCTTCCATACGGGCTAGACCGAGCGAGTACAGTCGATGGGTCACACCCCCAAGGGAGAGTCCATAGCCGCCTTCGAAACTTCCAACAAGGCAATCCTGACATTCTATTCCCTTTTCTGTTTCGAAAGCCCAGCGGAGGCGCCAAGAGGGGCTGAGATTAAATTGATTGAGAGGGAAGAGAGAGGTGGAAGAAATCAATCCAAGCTCTTGAATTTTAATCGTTTTTTGATCTAATTGGAGCTCTATCCAGGGAAACTCAATCTCTGAAAAAGGAGAGAAGCCTAAATCACTTCCCATGAGATCATGGTAAGCAGATCGAATTTTAATTCTCCCAAAGCTGCGAGGCTCAGCCATAGTTCCAGACAGAGAATTGAGGTTTCCCGCACTGGTATGTACGGAATAGGAATCATGGCCGAGGTCAGTTTGTGACTGTAAATATCTGCTTGGTATTTGGGCTTCAGGAGTTTTTTGAGGATCGCGAGAGCGCAGCAATAGAAGTTTGTTTTCGAGTTTCTGATCTTCTTCGGACCATTTTTTTTTCTTTTTGGCCTTTAGGTACAGCATAGACAATAGGCCAGTATCGAGAACCTCAGAAGAGAATTGCCTTTCAAAATCGTGTTCAATCTGAGGTGTTACAAGCTCTTGATAATCCATCTGTTCGCTTTCGGACAGAAGATCATATCGGAGTTCCAACTGATGAAAAAGGGAGGGGCGAAAGTGAACCTCGCGCACAACTCCGGGGACGGCCTTTATCTGTTTGATCGTCTCGCCTGGTATGACATAAATCCGATGTTGAGTGATCTCCCAATCGGTTCGAACAGCCTCAATCGCTCGAAGAATTTGGTAGGAGCAATTTTTGTCAAAAAAATAGTATTTAAAGTGGGAGTTAATTTCAAGCTCCCAAAGGTGTCCAATCAGGCGATTGGTTTCGATTGCGGTCAGATTTAGGTCATATTCCCATAGGTCACGGCTTTCTGAATTGATGTATTCATTAACTTTTTTGTAGTAGGGTTCGGTTGACCAAATTCCGCGATAGCCTCCAAATACTCCCATGTACATAAAAGCAAGGAGATTTGAATCTGGAGGAGTCCATGCAGCAAAATTCACTCCAGTATCAAGAAGCGCATTTGTTCGCTTTGATCGAATTTTTAAAAAGGTATGTCCAAACATGCTGGCTGGATTGTTTGGATAAGCGCTAGAAAAAACAAGGCTCACTCCGGTCGGATCTTGGAATCGATTAAGAAAATTCTTAAAAAGAGGGCATTCAACCTCTTGAATTTTAAGTTGAAAGGTGTCTCGAAGTAAACGAAACCTCTCCGGAAAAGCGCACTGAGGGTGGAGCTTGAGATCCGTCAATTTCAGATCTTGATCAAAGGCCTTGATTGAGGCAATGAGCTCCGCCAAAGGGTTGACCTTGCCATCTTGTGCGAAAAAAAAACCAGATCCATCCAGTTCGCTACGATACCCGCCCCGATAAGGGAGATAGTGTACGGCGCGCAACCATGGGGCTGATTGAGCGAACTGGTCGAGTAGCGCCGACGCAGCGGGAGACGACAGGGCAAATTCAGTTTCACCCGGCTTCTTAAATTCGTTCCTGGTCTGTGGAGTTGCGGATAATAACACCAGGAAACTGAAACACAAAATAAAACTATTCGCGAACAACTTCAGTTGTAACAGTGGACCCCTGGTCCTGCCAGTTAACTCTCGAAATCTTTTCATCTTGCAGTTCGATGGCTTCATTATTGAGGCTCTTCTTAGCTAGGCGCAAGGCATCCGCTCGAAATAGGGCGCGCTGTGCGGTTGTGGGCATGGCCAAATAAAACCAGCAACTGCCTCCCAGGCCTATTGCGGTGATTATACAGAGCGGTTTAATTGCGCCCTCAATAGGGTAACTCTTTTCCACCTTCACAACTTCGCTTTGACCTTTTGAGTTGGTCATCTTGCCCTCGTACCCCAAGCGAATTGTCGCGCAGCTTGTGAACGAAAAAACAAGAAGACTCAAAGTAATGGATTCAAAAACTGACTTCACTATTCCTCCCTTGCAAGAGCCCCCAATCTAGTGAATTCTTTTTTGTTATGAAAGATAAAAAAACATTTTTTTTAATTCTGCGCTTTGGCATGCTCATTTTTTTGACAAACCTTGGTTGTTCGAACCTTTTGTACTATCCGACGCGATCGCTTTATGTGGACATGAACAAGTTGAACCCCTTGCCTAAAGATGTGTCCTTTGAAATTGAAAAAGGACAGAGCATTCGCGGTTGGTATTTTCAATCTAAAAGCATTCGTCCTCGATCAGTCGTAGTATTTTTTCATGGCAATGGACAGAATCGTTCTTCCCACTTTTATTCACTCTATTGGTTGCTCAAAGAGGGTCATGATTTGGCTATTTTCGATTATCCTGGATATGGACAGACAGAGGGTCAGCCATCTCCTCAGAATACCGTAAAAACAGCCATGGGTGCCATAAACTATGTGCGCAGATTAAAGCCAGAACTTCCCATGATTGTTTACGGCCATAGCCTCGGCGGGGCGATCGCCATGCGGGCGATTTGGGAGTTGCGATCGGAATTTCTGCCAAAAATTCTCATGGTAGATAGTTCCTTTGTGTCCTATCAAAAGACGGCACGGGCGATCATGGCCAAATCTCCATGGACATGGGCGTTCCAGCCCTTTTCGACTTTCTTGTTTAGCGATGAGTGGGCTCCAAGTCATCGAGTTTCTGATCTGGCCGGAACCAAAATCATTGTCATTCACTCGAAGAAAGATGAGATCATTCCGTTCTCAATGGGCAAAGAAGTTTTTGAGGCAGCCTCCTTTCCAAAAGAATTCTGGCAAAAGGAAGCTGGCGGTCACAACGAGACCTTTTCTGATCCAGAAGGTGCAATGCTCAAGGGGAGGCTGCTCAATTTACTTTCTGAGTCCATAAAAAAATGGACTTCCAGTTTGCCTGAATGAGATCCGATTAATTCATTTTCGCTGGCCAAGGTCCCCTCCTAGAAACCCTAGAGGGGGTTGTCCCGTGACAATTATCGTCTCTTTTTTGACAAAACTTCAGACTAACAATGTCTGCGTCGTTTTGTAGGTTTGCACTCATTATGGGCTATCCATGAGCAGCGACAGCTAAATTCGACACCCCGAAGGGGTCCAATTGACTAGGCACCGGGATTTGCAAAATGAACGAGGCCCACTCGCGCAGTGGTTTAATTGGGAGTCTCAGGCCGCAAGGGAGTGTTTTTGTGACCAAAGAATTATGTGGGATGAAAAGAGATAAATTGATGAATGGAAGGTCTAGAAAAGTCTCATTTCTGAGAATGATTTGCGCCATCATGATTTTTGCCTTGATGTTTGGCAGCCCGCTGGAAAGCGGAGCGCGTGACTCGATCTCTCAAGGAGCACAGGAATCTTCTGTATTAAATGCCAAATTGACGACAGGCATATCCGAGAAGGACCTGACCTCTGGCTTTTTGACTGAGCCTGCGGATCTACCAGATGTTAAGTTGGAAAATGGAGAGCAGGTCAGACTCCGTTTGAAAAGTCAAATCGAGCTCCTTTTGTCGCCTCCAGATTTAAGCTTGTCGCCGGAATATCTTAATCTAGATCCCAACTTAAAACAGAAATTTAACACCAAGCGGTTGGGGATACTGAGGGCTCTTGCAGGCGTTCTATCTAAAGGACGCTTTGTTTTTGGATTGCATGGTTTTGTTAAAGGAAAATACCATCAAATTCGAAATCGAGATCAATCTAAAAATGCCGGGGAAAATTTAACAGATATTTTTCCGAGCAATCAGAGGCGTTCGTTGGGAGAACATGGACTTGCTATAGTTAGAGATATTGTTGGTGCCGTTGACAAATTTCTCTTTTCTCAAGTGAATCTTCTTATCGAATCAAACGAAGTTGGTTTTGTTATGGGGCTCGCTCCCATTCTTGAAGCAGGGGCAGCGAAATGGGGTTTTGGTGGGGCGCCCCTATCTGTTTATTTAAGTGTGGGGTACAACTCCCAAGAGAATAGTTATGTTATTGATATTGCGAGAGGGAGCGAATCATTTGAAAATGCAATGTCTGTCTTTGCTATTGGAGGGCTCAATATACAGACTGGCGTGTATTTGCTTTCCAGCAAGTCCGAGAGGGATTGGCCGATTCGGCTTGAGTTGACCCACCCAATTCAAAGAAGCTGACCCACCCAATTCGGATGAGCTGACCCAGGCGTTTCGGGAATTGACCCACCTATATTCGACTTGACACTGGAGTCATAAATCCAGGCAGCGACTAAATCTTCAATCCCTGGCACCTATCCTTAAACAAAGGAGGGTTCCGACTCAACGGAGAACTTCAGTTGCCATGCAAAATCAAATTTTAGAACTTCACACTCAAGGCCGCAGCATCCGCAAGTTGCGCAGGCCCTTAAGATCGCCAGGAATACCGTCAGAGCTTGCATCAGAGACTCAGGTCCACCATCATCAGTCCCCTCGGTAGTGGGTTTCACAGAGCCAGCCTGTCCCAATCAACTGGGAATTTATCGCGACCGAGTTCAACAAAGGTGTCCCTCTTAAAATTCTTCACAAAGAACACGCCATCGAAGTCATGACCTATATGATTTTCTATCATCGTTTCAGACGGCGATTCCCAAAAACCGCAGGTGACAATCAGACTTCAACACAATCCCGGCGAAAAAAATCTTCTTCGATTTTCAGATGGGATTTCAATCACGATCCAAGGACTCAAGCTAAGATTAAAACTCAACTTTCGTCGGAACCTTGCCTGGAGTTCATACACCGTCGGTGAGTTTACCTTCGGACAAAAGCAACCTGAGTTCTTCAGAGCCATTGAAACTCATTCATCAAACTCGGTGGCACCCCAAAGTACGCAGTCGTTGACAATCTTAAGCCCGGCGTCACAAGAGCCCATATCTATGATCCCGACACCAACCAGTCCTTCATTGAGTTCAGCAACCATCATGGATTTGCCGTCTCCCAGCAAGGCCTCGACGGCCCAAAGATAAAGCCGCGGTGGAAGGCGCAATCGGCATTATACAAAACAATTCTTCAACGAAGTCGAGATCAAATCTTTTATTCAATATTTGATCTCAATCAAGATTTCAAAAAATCTCAACGAACTCACTCTGCACCCATGAAGGATCATGATGGAATTTCAAGAGAGGATAGATTCGAAAATGAAAGACCCTTTTGCAAACTGTAAACCCCAATTCATTTGAACTCTCCGTCTGGAAGACCTGTAAGGTTCATCCAGATTGCCATATTCAAGTCGATTCCAAATTCTACCCGTCCCGCATCAGTTTGTCGGCACCACGGTCAAAGCCCGAATCAAAATAAATACCGTCGAGATATACTGCGGATTCAGATTCAATGCAATCCACGCA from Bdellovibrionales bacterium harbors:
- a CDS encoding c-type cytochrome, producing MGSFIRSKYTWIFSLTLIILSFQNCMSKHDSELISVDENSLSNERITTGALSVLQNRCSSCHNPTSTETTPIPDILNIEDMTTNGWILPGAPQNSPIFTSIIDGSMPKGQEPLSSSETSLVRDWIIVLGGGNPLATPDNPNTPGGTPPPPPVAPSGTVLYNTYCSSCHGVGAASTKKGRTAAQITNAIGSVPTMMGLGGQLNATQIQAIATYLGSI
- a CDS encoding transposase encodes the protein MSSKRRAFSQEYKAEAVDLAEKIGTTKASEDLGINPANIRRWKMETQSGRTARSGAKTYEELEFEVRELRKENEYLNKVSDVLKKA
- a CDS encoding IS3 family transposase; this translates as MIFDLSNEVPIIRLCRHFGVSTSGYYQWKKNGQLKSMARKMEICKKIEEIFNVSKSTYGSPRIFHELRSEGFSVSENTVAKYMREMGLDARLKKKYRVRTTNSNHEGPIAPRVFRIEDDLPKESNQVLAGDITYLRFGSRFFYLAIVLDVCTRKLWVGRSLTVWKPPES
- a CDS encoding IS3 family transposase; this translates as MVESWFKSFKSEWLYRHDYKTEAELRTLVFEYIEIWYNKKRLHSSLGYQSPLEYESTLNVNAA
- a CDS encoding DUF3015 family protein, coding for MRSIIIGAIMLAFPLVSQAKDTMDGCGLGWEVTDSETMIGTTTRGTTNMFVPPAFGMTTGTIGCGIPQKKWIVSQAAFTFSVDSYSKGL
- a CDS encoding DUF4105 domain-containing protein, with the protein product MLLSATPQTRNEFKKPGETEFALSSPAASALLDQFAQSAPWLRAVHYLPYRGGYRSELDGSGFFFAQDGKVNPLAELIASIKAFDQDLKLTDLKLHPQCAFPERFRLLRDTFQLKIQEVECPLFKNFLNRFQDPTGVSLVFSSAYPNNPASMFGHTFLKIRSKRTNALLDTGVNFAAWTPPDSNLLAFMYMGVFGGYRGIWSTEPYYKKVNEYINSESRDLWEYDLNLTAIETNRLIGHLWELEINSHFKYYFFDKNCSYQILRAIEAVRTDWEITQHRIYVIPGETIKQIKAVPGVVREVHFRPSLFHQLELRYDLLSESEQMDYQELVTPQIEHDFERQFSSEVLDTGLLSMLYLKAKKKKKWSEEDQKLENKLLLLRSRDPQKTPEAQIPSRYLQSQTDLGHDSYSVHTSAGNLNSLSGTMAEPRSFGRIKIRSAYHDLMGSDLGFSPFSEIEFPWIELQLDQKTIKIQELGLISSTSLFPLNQFNLSPSWRLRWAFETEKGIECQDCLVGSFEGGYGLSLGGVTHRLYSLGLARMEAHSRLPRGFRLRPGIESGWLWNPSAPYKIRLLGRILWNSKNWNLNARDYEFRVEHSLAVARNQELRQATILNYDHSLNRRAWFEIRVEWISYFR
- a CDS encoding alpha/beta hydrolase; amino-acid sequence: MKDKKTFFLILRFGMLIFLTNLGCSNLLYYPTRSLYVDMNKLNPLPKDVSFEIEKGQSIRGWYFQSKSIRPRSVVVFFHGNGQNRSSHFYSLYWLLKEGHDLAIFDYPGYGQTEGQPSPQNTVKTAMGAINYVRRLKPELPMIVYGHSLGGAIAMRAIWELRSEFLPKILMVDSSFVSYQKTARAIMAKSPWTWAFQPFSTFLFSDEWAPSHRVSDLAGTKIIVIHSKKDEIIPFSMGKEVFEAASFPKEFWQKEAGGHNETFSDPEGAMLKGRLLNLLSESIKKWTSSLPE